From one Catenuloplanes nepalensis genomic stretch:
- a CDS encoding MHYT domain-containing protein, with product MSGQIHHFEYGVITPILSYALSVLGSVLALTCAVRARESTTTGQRARWIAGASIALGGTAIWTMHFMAMLGFGVEGTTIRYGVPLTVISLVLAIVSVGIGLSLVGFGRADFVKILGGGLFTGIGVAAMHYTGMAGMQLDGTISYDVVPVVLSVLIAVVAAIVALWLSVRVRGGWAIAGSALIMGVAVNGMHFTGMTAMHVELHSETIRRSGVTAGTLLVPIVVAVVIGVIGLVYAMLAAPSEEDRAALAYFESRRNATAAPGPAPAGTPVEQGRRGAVAAGEAFPQRPHRASTPGGSGFNGFEPKNKA from the coding sequence GTGTCGGGTCAGATCCACCATTTCGAGTACGGCGTCATCACGCCGATCCTGAGTTACGCACTCTCGGTGCTCGGCTCGGTGCTCGCGCTCACCTGCGCCGTGCGCGCCCGGGAGTCCACCACCACCGGCCAGCGGGCGCGCTGGATCGCGGGCGCGTCGATCGCGCTCGGCGGCACCGCCATCTGGACCATGCACTTCATGGCGATGCTCGGTTTCGGCGTCGAGGGCACCACCATCCGGTACGGCGTGCCGCTGACCGTGATCAGCCTGGTGCTCGCGATCGTCTCGGTCGGCATCGGCCTGAGCCTGGTCGGCTTCGGCCGGGCCGACTTCGTCAAGATCCTCGGCGGTGGCCTGTTCACCGGCATCGGCGTCGCGGCCATGCACTACACCGGCATGGCCGGCATGCAGCTGGACGGCACGATCAGCTATGACGTCGTGCCGGTCGTGCTCTCCGTGCTGATCGCGGTGGTGGCCGCCATCGTGGCGCTGTGGCTGTCCGTTCGGGTGCGCGGCGGCTGGGCGATCGCCGGGTCCGCGCTGATCATGGGCGTCGCGGTCAACGGCATGCACTTCACCGGCATGACCGCGATGCACGTCGAGCTGCACTCCGAGACGATCCGGCGCTCCGGCGTCACGGCCGGCACGCTGCTGGTCCCGATCGTGGTCGCCGTGGTCATCGGCGTGATCGGCCTGGTCTACGCGATGCTGGCGGCACCGTCCGAGGAGGACCGGGCCGCGCTCGCCTACTTCGAGTCCCGCCGCAACGCGACCGCCGCGCCCGGTCCCGCTCCCGCCGGCACGCCGGTGGAGCAGGGGCGCCGCGGTGCCGTCGCGGCCGGTGAGGCGTTCCCGCAGCGGCCGCACCGCGCCTCCACGCCGGGCGGCTCCGGCTTCAACGGCTTCGAGCCGAAGAACAAGGCCTGA
- a CDS encoding DEAD/DEAH box helicase: MTSPAERYAASRRRAAESANFPRLDDFSADLGFDLDDFQREACQALERGSGVLVCAPTGAGKTVVGEFAVHMALSAQTRKKCFYTTPIKALSNQKYHDLADRYGADKVGLLTGDNVINADAQVVVMTTEVLRNMLYAGSAALDGLAYVVMDEVHYLADRFRGAVWEEVIIHLPSTVTLVSLSATVSNAEEFADWLVTVRGHTEVVVSEHRPVPLWQHMLVGRRMFDLFHDADAARKHDVHPELLRYTREQLRRMEMGDRTSGPGWGGRGGRNKRWQPPLRFDVIERLERADLLPAIIFVFSRAGCAAAVQQCMAAGMRLTTPDEREEIRAIVEERITAIPGEDLTVLGYWEWLDALERGLAAHHAGMLPAFKEIVEELFVRGLVKAVFATETLALGINMPARCVVLERLVKYNGEAHVDLTPGEYTQLTGRAGRRGIDVEGHAVVVWSPEVDPRHVAGLASTRTYPLKSSFRPSYNMAANIVGSVGIDRARDLLESSFAQFQADRSVVGLARQVQNNVKDIAGYDEEVRCHHGDFNEYFALRVAIADRERGIARQGQAQRRAETAASLSKLRPGDVIRIPAGRRAGLAVVIDPGVGGFGEPKPMVLTQDRWAGRVPASDFPGLVEVLDRVRVPKNFNPRSPAARRDLAAAVTATGLDRREGRRNRTRSGAADDHELALLRIQMRQHACHQCPDREEHARWAERRHRLERDTDALRDKVAGRTGSLARTFDAVCGMLQARGYLSDAGEVTDAGRMLARIWTETDLLVAECLRRGAWEGLHPAELAAAVSVAVYEARREGDERANVPRGPVSDAVEATAKIWVELEAEEASRGLELTREPDLGFVWPIYRWARGESLEKVLASGHNLDGDMPAGDFVRWARMVVDLLGQVSNASGASEEVRTTARQAIGVVNRGVLAYNAVS; the protein is encoded by the coding sequence GTGACATCTCCCGCTGAGCGGTATGCGGCTTCTCGCCGGCGGGCCGCGGAGTCCGCGAATTTCCCCCGTCTGGATGACTTCTCCGCCGACCTCGGCTTCGACCTCGACGATTTCCAGCGCGAGGCGTGCCAGGCCCTGGAGCGCGGCAGTGGCGTCCTGGTCTGCGCGCCGACCGGTGCGGGGAAGACCGTGGTGGGCGAGTTCGCGGTGCACATGGCGTTGTCCGCGCAGACCCGTAAGAAGTGCTTCTACACCACGCCGATCAAGGCGCTCTCCAACCAGAAGTACCACGACCTCGCCGACCGCTACGGTGCGGACAAGGTGGGCCTGCTGACCGGCGACAACGTCATCAACGCGGACGCGCAGGTGGTCGTGATGACCACCGAGGTCCTGCGGAACATGCTCTACGCCGGCTCGGCCGCGCTGGACGGCCTGGCGTACGTGGTGATGGACGAGGTGCACTACCTCGCGGACCGGTTCCGTGGCGCGGTCTGGGAAGAGGTGATCATTCACCTGCCCTCGACCGTCACCCTGGTGTCGCTGTCCGCGACCGTGTCCAACGCGGAGGAGTTCGCGGACTGGCTGGTCACCGTGCGCGGCCACACCGAGGTGGTGGTCTCCGAGCACCGCCCGGTCCCGCTCTGGCAGCACATGCTGGTCGGCCGGCGGATGTTCGACCTGTTCCACGACGCGGACGCGGCCCGCAAGCACGACGTCCACCCGGAGCTGCTGCGATACACCCGCGAGCAGCTGCGGCGGATGGAGATGGGCGATCGCACGTCCGGCCCCGGCTGGGGCGGCCGCGGTGGGCGCAACAAGCGCTGGCAGCCGCCGCTGCGCTTCGACGTGATCGAGCGGCTGGAGCGCGCCGACCTGCTGCCCGCGATCATCTTCGTGTTCAGCCGGGCCGGGTGCGCCGCCGCCGTGCAGCAGTGCATGGCCGCCGGCATGCGCCTGACCACGCCGGACGAGCGCGAGGAGATCCGCGCGATCGTCGAGGAGCGGATCACCGCGATCCCCGGCGAGGACCTGACCGTGCTCGGCTACTGGGAGTGGCTGGACGCGCTGGAGCGGGGCCTGGCCGCGCACCACGCCGGCATGCTGCCCGCGTTCAAGGAGATCGTCGAGGAGCTGTTCGTCCGCGGCCTGGTCAAGGCCGTCTTCGCCACGGAGACGCTGGCGCTCGGCATCAACATGCCGGCCCGCTGCGTGGTGCTGGAGCGGCTGGTGAAGTACAACGGGGAGGCGCACGTCGACCTCACCCCGGGGGAGTACACGCAGCTCACCGGCCGGGCCGGCCGCCGCGGCATCGACGTCGAGGGGCACGCGGTCGTGGTCTGGTCGCCGGAGGTCGACCCGCGGCACGTCGCCGGGCTGGCCAGCACCCGGACGTACCCGTTGAAGAGCTCCTTCCGCCCCTCCTACAACATGGCGGCGAACATCGTCGGCAGCGTCGGCATCGACCGCGCCCGCGATCTGCTGGAGTCGTCGTTCGCGCAGTTCCAGGCGGACCGCTCGGTCGTCGGCCTGGCCCGCCAGGTGCAGAACAACGTCAAGGACATCGCGGGGTACGACGAGGAGGTGCGCTGCCACCACGGCGACTTCAACGAGTACTTCGCGCTGCGGGTCGCCATCGCTGACCGGGAGCGCGGGATCGCCCGGCAGGGCCAGGCGCAGCGCCGCGCGGAGACCGCCGCCTCGCTGTCCAAGCTGCGCCCAGGCGACGTCATCCGGATCCCGGCCGGCCGCCGCGCCGGACTGGCCGTGGTGATCGACCCGGGCGTGGGCGGCTTCGGCGAGCCCAAGCCGATGGTGCTCACCCAGGACCGCTGGGCCGGCCGCGTGCCGGCCAGCGACTTCCCCGGCCTGGTCGAGGTGCTGGACCGGGTGCGGGTGCCGAAGAACTTCAACCCGCGCTCGCCCGCCGCCCGCCGGGACCTGGCCGCGGCCGTCACCGCGACCGGCCTGGACCGGCGCGAGGGCCGCCGCAACCGCACCCGCTCGGGCGCGGCCGACGACCACGAGCTGGCACTGCTGCGCATCCAGATGCGACAGCACGCCTGCCACCAGTGCCCGGACCGGGAGGAGCACGCGCGCTGGGCCGAGCGCCGGCACCGGCTGGAGCGCGACACCGACGCGCTGCGTGACAAGGTGGCCGGGCGCACCGGCTCGCTCGCCCGGACCTTCGACGCGGTCTGCGGCATGCTGCAGGCCCGCGGCTACCTCTCCGACGCCGGTGAGGTGACCGACGCCGGCCGGATGCTCGCCCGGATCTGGACCGAGACGGACCTGCTGGTCGCGGAGTGCCTGCGGCGCGGCGCCTGGGAGGGCCTGCACCCCGCGGAGCTGGCCGCCGCGGTGTCGGTCGCGGTCTACGAGGCGCGGCGCGAGGGCGACGAGCGGGCGAACGTGCCGCGCGGCCCGGTCAGCGACGCGGTCGAGGCGACCGCGAAGATCTGGGTTGAGCTGGAGGCCGAGGAGGCGTCCCGCGGCCTGGAGCTGACCCGCGAGCCGGACCTCGGCTTCGTCTGGCCGATCTACCGCTGGGCACGCGGCGAGTCGCTGGAGAAGGTGCTGGCCAGCGGCCACAACCTGGACGGCGACATGCCGGCCGGCGACTTCGTCCGGTGGGCGCGCATGGTGGTCGACCTGCTCGGCCAGGTCTCCAATGCCAGCGGCGCGTCCGAGGAGGTGCGCACGACCGCGCGGCAGGCGATCGGCGTGGTCAACCGGGGTGTTCTGGCCTACAACGCGGTCTCCTGA